The genomic DNA CTGAGGTTGGATGGTCTGGCGATGATTATAATCTGACCAGGAATCCATCATATTTGACGACTCCCTGTAGCGCGAAAAACACGAATAAACTGACTGAGACGATCGCACGGATGCGACCCGTATGAACTGTCGAGCAATAATGCTAAACAGCCGCACAGTTAGCTATCAGGGGGCAGGACAGCAAACAGCACTGTGATGAGAACTGGGTGAGACATTGAGCAGGACTTGAATCGACGGACAGCAGCCGTTCAACCTACGTTCAACTTACATTCAAGCTATGTTCAACCTACGTTCAGCTTGGGGAAAAGCAGGCAATACAAAACGAAGGGGCATCATCGGCAAAGGATAGTATCCGTTCTCGCTGCTCCCGCTGACCTATCAACAGAGATGGACGGATTGGCATCGCATGGGGAGATACCCGATCAGCCTCTCTTAAAGTGGTGTAGCAAATTTACCAGCCCAGCAAGTATCAGCCCTAATAAATATCAAGCCTGATCCTGGCTAGCACTTAACTAACACTTAGCAGTAATACGGGTCATCTCAGTACGCAATGGTATTAAAAACGACTTGGCTAATACTTATCTTAAGGATTATTCTCTGCGGAATAGCTGAAGTTACTGTAAAACTTCGACCTCTTCTGCAAAGCTCGTGCGTCGAACAAAGTTGAATGGACCCGCAACCGAACCCCAGACCAGTTCGTTGGTTTCTGGATCTAAGCCGCGATCGAGGCTAATAAACCTGTGGTCGTCAATTTCAAACTCGCTATCCAGATAAGTTGCCTGCCCTTTGCGATGCACAATACAGCCTTTCCCCGGTTCAACGGAGCCTTTGAAGCTGTGCCCTGTCCAGTGAACGATCATATTGCAGCCAGGCAGCTTTTCGAGTTGCTCTGCTTTGAGAGTTTGCAGCCGCTTCAGGTCGCGAGATGCTCCATAAAAGGGAGTTTCATCCTTGACCACATAGTTTTCGATTTCGATGTGGTTATCTTTCGTGATCAAGTTAAGCACGCGCACCCGGTAGGGGTCATTCAGCATGTAGTCGTATGCCTGTTCCACAAACAAACTGGTGCCCGGTAGAAAATGGGCGGAAAGGGGACGCATACAGACGCGAATATGGGCGAAAAAAGGAGGATTTTCAAATGCCTGAGCCTGATTGCTAAAGTCGGCTGCCATCCAGCGGGCAAGGGTGGTGATATCGGTCGAGTGGGTCATTTTGTGATAAATACGGAAGATTTAATCAAAGAATTCAAACAAGATTTCCCTTATTTTATGAGGTTTTCTACCGCTTTTTGCGCCAGGCTTTTTCACCAGCCTCCATCTACCCTCTCCTCGCCAAGTTCTATCTGCCGAACTCCATCTGCCGAACTGTACCCGCTAAGTTCTACCCGACAGGTTCTACCCGGCAAGTTCTACTCACCAGACTCTACTCGCCAAACTCTCTCTACCGGACGCTGTGCGTCAAGCTCTATGCGCTC from Leptolyngbya ohadii IS1 includes the following:
- a CDS encoding chromophore lyase CpcT/CpeT; its protein translation is MTHSTDITTLARWMAADFSNQAQAFENPPFFAHIRVCMRPLSAHFLPGTSLFVEQAYDYMLNDPYRVRVLNLITKDNHIEIENYVVKDETPFYGASRDLKRLQTLKAEQLEKLPGCNMIVHWTGHSFKGSVEPGKGCIVHRKGQATYLDSEFEIDDHRFISLDRGLDPETNELVWGSVAGPFNFVRRTSFAEEVEVLQ